In a single window of the Niabella ginsenosidivorans genome:
- a CDS encoding tetratricopeptide repeat-containing sensor histidine kinase, which yields MRIITLLLICTCFITRWASAQSVLFPGNYADSLEHLARAAPTDSIKARSCFLLAEYWCYTDTAKANQYLLAGERLIKASPYLKALHTFYKAFVLYDIDRQEAALKFLEAGQQLEKLPGREAMKFRARSWRNYGSLQQFKDNDLAMLDAMMNKALPIAQKANDTLLTGFIYADIGMIFMNQKLYTKAADFYRKSIQLLDLLPDKLYALLPALDNRALNFCYMDSLKQAASIINRVGSVLKSYPPSDYQLDLALTKGVYLRKSKNYHASIQVLRQAIQLADSLQNTALKFNLLIELHSTYMAMKHYPESLNILLDALKTDQYHYLDDRLQLAQKLTETYDRLNDVPNAYKWMKTYTQLQDSVYTRDFKNSISNMDTRFRLSEKEKQVALLQAANKEAALKAKNTRLSNSILIVLCLVILLAFGFFFITYRTGKKLALQKELNYQQQLKEMEQRQQIVTTEAMLEGEERERRRVARDLHDGLGGMLAGIKMKLSGHVKQLQYKEEKEQKELAGIISQLDNSVSELRRIARNMMPESLIRFGLQTALKDLCESMMSGDIRISFIAFDIDEQIDLSKQVVIYRIIQEILANAIRHSHARNIMVQCSQHSSRFYVTVEDDGIGFNKTTSGKKGIGLTNIENRVKYLNGTLDVVSAPDQGTTINMELHVAA from the coding sequence ATGCGCATCATTACCCTGTTACTGATCTGCACCTGTTTTATAACCAGGTGGGCAAGCGCACAATCGGTGCTTTTTCCGGGCAACTATGCAGACAGTCTTGAACACCTGGCAAGAGCTGCTCCCACTGATAGCATAAAAGCAAGATCCTGCTTCCTGCTTGCTGAATACTGGTGCTACACAGATACCGCTAAGGCCAATCAGTATTTGCTTGCCGGGGAACGGCTGATCAAAGCAAGCCCTTATCTGAAGGCGCTCCATACTTTTTATAAGGCCTTTGTGCTTTATGATATAGACCGGCAGGAAGCCGCTTTAAAATTTTTAGAAGCCGGGCAGCAACTGGAAAAACTGCCGGGCAGGGAAGCAATGAAATTCAGGGCCCGCTCCTGGAGAAATTACGGTTCGCTTCAGCAGTTCAAGGATAATGACCTGGCCATGCTGGATGCAATGATGAATAAGGCGCTGCCCATTGCACAAAAAGCAAACGACACCTTGCTGACCGGCTTTATTTATGCGGACATTGGTATGATATTCATGAATCAGAAATTATATACCAAAGCAGCGGACTTTTACAGAAAAAGCATTCAACTGTTAGACCTTTTGCCGGATAAACTGTACGCATTATTACCTGCACTGGACAACAGGGCTTTAAACTTCTGTTATATGGACAGCCTGAAACAGGCGGCATCCATTATTAACAGGGTAGGATCCGTACTAAAAAGCTACCCTCCCTCCGATTACCAGTTGGACCTGGCGCTGACCAAGGGTGTTTATTTAAGAAAATCGAAGAACTACCATGCATCCATACAGGTGCTCCGGCAGGCCATTCAACTGGCGGATTCTTTGCAGAATACCGCGCTGAAATTTAACCTGCTTATAGAGCTGCACAGCACTTATATGGCCATGAAACATTATCCCGAGTCCTTAAATATATTGCTGGACGCCCTGAAGACTGATCAGTACCATTACCTGGACGATCGTTTACAACTGGCGCAGAAACTGACTGAAACCTATGACCGGCTAAACGATGTTCCAAACGCCTATAAATGGATGAAGACCTATACGCAATTGCAGGATTCCGTTTATACAAGGGATTTTAAAAACAGCATATCCAATATGGACACCCGCTTCAGGCTCTCTGAAAAAGAAAAGCAGGTCGCTCTTTTACAGGCCGCCAATAAAGAAGCGGCGCTGAAAGCAAAGAATACCCGGCTCAGCAACAGCATCCTTATAGTGTTATGCCTGGTCATTCTGCTTGCTTTTGGCTTTTTCTTTATTACCTACAGAACCGGTAAAAAACTGGCACTCCAAAAAGAGCTGAACTACCAGCAGCAGTTAAAAGAAATGGAGCAGCGGCAGCAGATTGTTACTACAGAAGCGATGCTGGAGGGTGAGGAACGGGAAAGGCGGCGTGTGGCAAGGGATCTGCACGACGGGTTGGGAGGTATGCTGGCGGGCATAAAAATGAAATTATCAGGGCATGTAAAGCAACTGCAGTACAAAGAGGAAAAAGAGCAAAAAGAACTGGCTGGTATTATCAGCCAGCTGGATAATTCCGTATCAGAGCTTCGGCGCATCGCAAGGAATATGATGCCCGAAAGCCTTATCCGCTTTGGCTTACAAACCGCCCTGAAAGACCTGTGCGAATCCATGATGTCCGGCGATATCAGGATCAGCTTTATTGCTTTTGATATTGATGAGCAGATCGATCTTTCCAAGCAGGTCGTCATTTACCGGATCATACAGGAAATACTGGCCAATGCGATCCGTCATTCCCATGCCCGGAACATTATGGTTCAATGCAGCCAGCACAGCAGCCGCTTTTATGTTACAGTAGAAGATGACGGCATCGGGTTTAATAAAACGACCTCAGGTAAAAAAGGAATCGGATTAACGAATATTGAAAACAGGGTGAAGTACCTTAACGGAACACTGGACGTAGTATCTGCGCCCGACCAGGGTACCACCATAAATATGGAATTACATGTTGCAGCATAA
- a CDS encoding SUF system Fe-S cluster assembly protein, with protein MEDSMEEKVIKELQTVYDPEIPVNIFELGLIYKIEVLEGNYVKILMTLTAPSCPAAQTLPVEVDQKVRAIEGVSDVEVTITWDPPWDKSMMSEAAQLELGFL; from the coding sequence ATGGAAGATTCAATGGAAGAAAAAGTAATAAAGGAGCTCCAAACGGTCTATGACCCGGAAATACCGGTAAATATTTTTGAGCTCGGACTGATCTATAAAATAGAAGTGCTTGAGGGAAACTATGTAAAAATATTAATGACCCTTACCGCGCCCTCCTGCCCTGCGGCGCAGACACTGCCCGTAGAGGTAGACCAAAAAGTAAGGGCAATTGAAGGGGTCAGTGACGTGGAGGTGACCATTACCTGGGATCCGCCATGGGATAAAAGTATGATGAGTGAAGCGGCACAGCTGGAGCTGGGCTTTTTATAA
- a CDS encoding response regulator: MLQHNQQLTIAIVDDHPIVIEGLKNLLASEKYFMIISFTTGRELQAYLKSGIADVILLDIVLPDINGLELCKDIKKKRPETVILAISNQTERSMIVQMLQNGASGYLLKNASADELLDCIERGMKGEPALCNGARAIMSRPSPNDWEGIPSLTKREKEILKLIADGFSSTDIADKLFLSQLTVETHRKNIIQKFQTNNMFSVIKLAMEHKMI; encoded by the coding sequence ATGTTGCAGCATAATCAGCAGTTAACCATCGCCATTGTGGATGATCATCCGATAGTGATTGAAGGCCTGAAGAACCTGCTGGCTTCAGAAAAGTATTTTATGATCATAAGTTTTACAACAGGCAGGGAACTGCAGGCTTATCTGAAATCCGGTATAGCAGATGTGATTCTGCTGGATATTGTTTTACCGGACATTAATGGCCTGGAGCTTTGCAAGGATATTAAAAAGAAAAGACCCGAAACCGTTATACTTGCTATAAGCAATCAAACGGAAAGAAGCATGATCGTACAAATGCTGCAAAACGGTGCCAGCGGCTATTTATTAAAAAACGCGTCTGCCGATGAACTGCTGGATTGTATTGAAAGAGGGATGAAAGGGGAACCGGCGCTTTGCAACGGAGCCAGGGCCATCATGTCCCGGCCCTCCCCCAATGACTGGGAAGGCATTCCATCGCTCACAAAAAGGGAAAAGGAAATACTGAAACTGATCGCAGATGGTTTTTCCAGCACTGATATTGCGGATAAGCTGTTTTTAAGCCAGCTGACGGTAGAGACCCACCGTAAAAACATTATTCAAAAATTTCAGACCAATAATATGTTTTCGGTCATAAAGCTTGCAATGGAACATAAAATGATTTAA
- a CDS encoding DUF4160 domain-containing protein, translating into MPTISMFFGIIIRMYYAPKEHNPPHIHAYYQDTTATFKISDGELIDGNLSYKQIKLIQAWIEIHKDELLADWDLCQNGEKPFKIDPLK; encoded by the coding sequence ATGCCTACGATATCAATGTTTTTTGGAATAATTATTCGTATGTATTATGCTCCTAAAGAACATAATCCACCTCATATACATGCTTATTATCAAGATACAACAGCCACTTTTAAAATCTCGGATGGTGAACTTATAGACGGTAATCTGTCATATAAACAAATTAAACTAATTCAGGCATGGATCGAGATACACAAAGATGAACTCTTAGCTGATTGGGATTTATGTCAAAATGGTGAAAAACCTTTCAAAATTGACCCATTAAAATAA
- the serC gene encoding 3-phosphoserine/phosphohydroxythreonine transaminase has translation MERVYNFSAGPCALPEAVLLKAQQELLNYNHTGMSVMEMSHRSKDYMAIIESAEQLFRELMQVPDNYKVLFLQGGASSQFAMVPLNLLNRNNKADYVNTGVWATKAIKEASRYGKINVVASSEDKTFNYIPKLDQAAFDPDADYFHITTNNTIYGTRYNELPDTGNVPLVGDMSSDILSKYYDVKRFGLIYAGAQKNMGAAGVCVVIVREDLLGNAMDFTPSMMNYKNHADNGSMFNTPPTYGIYLCKLVYEWLKDQGGVAAIAEVNIEKAKLLYDFLDNSALFSGTAAKEDRSIMNVPFITKEHKLDDQFLKEAAANGFVNLKGHRTTGGMRASIYNATPLSTVQKLVDFMKKFEAGNK, from the coding sequence ATGGAAAGAGTCTATAATTTTTCGGCGGGGCCATGTGCTTTACCGGAAGCAGTATTGTTAAAAGCTCAGCAAGAGCTATTGAATTATAACCATACCGGCATGTCCGTAATGGAAATGAGCCATCGTTCTAAAGATTATATGGCTATTATAGAATCGGCTGAGCAGTTGTTCAGGGAACTGATGCAGGTACCGGACAATTATAAAGTGTTATTCCTTCAGGGCGGGGCATCCAGCCAGTTTGCAATGGTACCTTTAAATTTACTGAACCGGAATAATAAAGCCGATTATGTAAATACAGGTGTCTGGGCTACCAAGGCCATTAAAGAAGCCTCAAGATATGGGAAAATAAATGTGGTGGCCAGTTCTGAAGATAAAACCTTTAATTATATTCCAAAACTGGACCAGGCAGCATTTGACCCGGATGCGGATTATTTTCATATTACTACCAATAATACCATATACGGTACCCGGTATAATGAGCTGCCGGATACCGGTAATGTTCCATTGGTGGGCGACATGTCGTCCGACATCTTATCAAAATACTACGATGTAAAACGGTTTGGACTGATCTATGCCGGTGCACAGAAAAATATGGGCGCTGCCGGTGTTTGCGTGGTCATCGTAAGGGAAGACCTGCTGGGGAATGCTATGGATTTTACTCCTTCCATGATGAATTATAAGAATCATGCAGACAATGGCTCCATGTTTAACACACCGCCTACTTATGGTATTTACCTGTGCAAACTGGTGTATGAATGGTTAAAGGATCAGGGTGGGGTAGCAGCTATTGCAGAAGTGAATATTGAGAAAGCAAAATTGCTGTATGATTTTCTGGACAATTCAGCCCTGTTCAGTGGTACAGCAGCAAAGGAAGACCGCTCTATTATGAATGTTCCATTTATTACAAAAGAGCACAAGCTGGATGACCAGTTTCTGAAAGAAGCAGCCGCCAATGGATTTGTAAACCTGAAAGGGCACAGGACCACTGGGGGAATGCGCGCCAGCATTTATAATGCAACTCCCCTCTCTACCGTGCAGAAGCTGGTGGATTTTATGAAAAAATTTGAGGCCGGTAATAAATAG
- a CDS encoding sterol desaturase family protein, with protein MNIFETLYNEVIGFFGISGIIEMVQKNDYSSLTTLQGIQKIIYPIIPLLLLLEIIRAVVYKRFKIEDYSMPFLVFVLNRFISRFISIAAVAFCIGLFEKYALFTTTFTWYWLIYGYIIWEFSHFIYHFLAHKVRILWCLHSTHHAPQQMNLFVNFAHFFLEAPYADVIRTSICILLGVNPGLLFFIMFIDGFWGSFIHIGENGLKDGRLGFLNKLILTPSHHRVHHAKNPLYMDTNFCNLLNIWDKVFKTYQEERDDLKIEYGITRQMSPHNVLDAYFGEIICLAKDVYRAPGLKNKFLYCIMPPGWSHTGEHKTAKKEREAFLEKEQTSRGEAVQYKTEPVRETPKELF; from the coding sequence ATGAATATCTTTGAGACATTATACAATGAAGTAATCGGTTTTTTCGGCATCAGCGGCATTATTGAAATGGTTCAAAAAAATGATTACAGCTCTTTAACGACACTACAGGGCATACAGAAGATTATCTACCCGATCATTCCGCTGCTGCTTTTACTGGAAATTATCAGAGCCGTTGTATATAAGCGGTTCAAAATTGAGGATTACAGCATGCCCTTTCTGGTTTTTGTGCTGAACCGGTTCATTTCAAGGTTCATTTCCATTGCTGCGGTTGCATTCTGTATCGGTTTATTTGAAAAGTATGCCCTGTTCACGACCACCTTTACCTGGTACTGGCTCATCTACGGGTATATCATCTGGGAATTTTCTCATTTTATTTATCACTTCCTCGCACATAAGGTTAGGATACTCTGGTGCCTGCATTCCACGCATCACGCTCCGCAGCAAATGAACTTATTTGTAAACTTTGCGCATTTCTTCCTGGAAGCGCCCTATGCAGATGTGATCCGCACTTCAATCTGCATTTTGTTAGGCGTTAACCCCGGGCTGTTATTTTTCATCATGTTCATTGATGGTTTCTGGGGATCATTTATACATATTGGTGAAAACGGGCTAAAAGACGGCCGGCTTGGTTTTTTGAACAAGCTTATCCTTACCCCTTCGCATCACAGGGTGCACCATGCCAAAAATCCGTTGTATATGGATACCAACTTTTGCAATCTCCTGAACATCTGGGACAAGGTTTTTAAAACCTACCAGGAGGAACGGGATGATCTTAAGATTGAATATGGCATTACCCGGCAGATGAGCCCGCATAATGTACTGGATGCCTATTTTGGAGAGATTATCTGCCTTGCAAAAGATGTATACCGTGCGCCGGGGTTAAAAAACAAATTCCTTTATTGCATTATGCCCCCGGGCTGGAGCCATACCGGCGAACATAAAACGGCAAAAAAAGAGCGGGAAGCCTTCCTGGAAAAGGAGCAGACCAGCCGGGGCGAAGCTGTTCAATATAAAACGGAACCCGTCCGGGAAACTCCCAAAGAATTGTTTTGA
- a CDS encoding Crp/Fnr family transcriptional regulator, with amino-acid sequence MERTCNLSLEHEFITDLESFSRQSRSASSIAALEPTECLVISCADVVAAMRASAATAEFFRMLVENVATQNIRRTKSLLSLSPEKQFIELFQEKPGLLQRVPQRYIAQYLGIAPESLSRIRKRLLTTRKS; translated from the coding sequence TTGGAGCGCACCTGCAATTTATCACTGGAACATGAGTTCATTACTGATCTGGAAAGCTTTTCCCGGCAATCACGGTCGGCATCATCCATCGCTGCGCTTGAACCTACTGAATGCCTGGTTATTTCCTGTGCAGACGTTGTGGCTGCGATGAGAGCCTCCGCGGCTACGGCAGAATTCTTCCGGATGTTGGTAGAAAACGTGGCAACTCAGAACATCAGAAGGACAAAGTCCCTGTTATCCCTTTCTCCGGAAAAGCAATTTATAGAACTGTTTCAGGAAAAGCCGGGATTATTGCAGCGGGTACCTCAGCGTTATATTGCCCAATACCTGGGTATTGCACCCGAAAGCCTCAGCCGGATCCGTAAACGGTTATTGACCACCCGGAAATCTTAA
- a CDS encoding cysteine desulfurase, which produces MITAAEENKILDTATIRRDFPILNRTVKGYPLVYFDNAATSQKPQAVIDALVHYYTALNANVHRGIHTLAEEATAAFEATRDAVQQFINARHREEIIYTKGTTEGINLVAYTWGRKHLKEGDEVIISGMEHHSNIVPWQIVCEEKKAVLKVIPVKDNGELDMDTFHQLLTNKTKIVAVVHVSNALGTINPVEEIIDAAHKKGAVVLIDGAQSSMHLDIDVQQLDCDFFALSAHKMLGPSGAGVLYGKKDILEAMPVFNAGGEMIKEVTFEKTTYNELPYKFEAGTPNIADVIAFKPAIDYIQTIGKETIRRHEEELLHYATEKIKEIDGVRIIGEARNKASVLSFVIDQVHPQDVGILLDNKGIAVRTGHHCAEPLMARFKIPGTIRASFALYNTQEEVDILMEGLKKAVRLLR; this is translated from the coding sequence ATGATAACAGCAGCAGAAGAAAATAAAATACTGGATACAGCAACCATCCGCCGGGATTTTCCCATCCTGAACAGGACCGTAAAGGGCTATCCGCTGGTTTATTTTGATAATGCCGCCACTTCCCAAAAACCACAGGCAGTTATTGATGCGCTGGTACATTATTATACGGCATTGAACGCTAATGTACACAGGGGCATCCATACCCTTGCAGAAGAGGCAACTGCCGCTTTTGAAGCCACCCGCGATGCCGTGCAGCAATTCATCAATGCCCGGCACCGGGAAGAGATCATCTATACAAAAGGCACTACAGAAGGCATTAATCTTGTAGCCTATACCTGGGGAAGAAAGCATTTAAAGGAAGGGGATGAAGTGATCATTTCGGGTATGGAACATCATTCCAATATTGTGCCCTGGCAGATCGTATGCGAAGAGAAGAAGGCCGTATTAAAAGTAATTCCGGTAAAAGATAACGGGGAGCTGGATATGGATACCTTCCATCAACTGCTCACCAACAAAACAAAGATTGTTGCCGTAGTACATGTATCCAATGCCCTGGGCACCATCAACCCTGTTGAAGAAATCATTGATGCCGCCCATAAAAAAGGAGCTGTTGTGCTCATTGACGGAGCACAATCATCAATGCACCTGGATATTGACGTGCAGCAGTTGGATTGCGACTTTTTTGCATTATCTGCGCATAAAATGCTGGGGCCAAGCGGGGCCGGGGTACTTTATGGAAAAAAAGACATACTGGAAGCAATGCCCGTGTTTAACGCCGGGGGTGAAATGATCAAAGAGGTCACTTTTGAAAAAACGACCTATAATGAATTGCCCTACAAATTTGAGGCGGGCACTCCCAATATTGCTGATGTGATTGCCTTTAAACCGGCTATTGACTACATTCAGACAATCGGCAAAGAGACCATCCGCAGGCATGAGGAAGAACTGTTGCACTATGCCACGGAAAAAATAAAAGAGATTGATGGAGTAAGAATCATTGGCGAGGCGCGGAACAAAGCCAGTGTGCTTTCTTTTGTGATCGACCAGGTGCACCCGCAGGATGTGGGCATCCTGCTGGACAATAAAGGCATTGCGGTAAGAACCGGCCATCATTGTGCGGAGCCCTTAATGGCCCGTTTTAAGATACCGGGCACCATACGCGCTTCCTTTGCTTTATACAATACCCAAGAAGAAGTGGATATTTTAATGGAAGGACTAAAAAAAGCCGTACGATTATTAAGATAG
- a CDS encoding RrF2 family transcriptional regulator — MKITAQEEYGLRILIRIASCKDAEGLSIPQLSEAEGLTTHYVAKITRVLRMGNFIRSTPGNKGGYVLARPAETIIIKNVLETLGGVLFDISFCGAHKGNMRFCTNSVDCSARSLWQILQLTIDKLLIQITLKDLISKEEESAVKFNALVRQNPVL, encoded by the coding sequence ATGAAGATTACCGCACAGGAAGAATATGGTTTAAGAATATTGATCCGGATCGCCTCCTGCAAAGATGCAGAAGGCTTAAGCATACCGCAACTAAGCGAAGCGGAAGGTCTGACTACCCATTATGTTGCCAAAATTACAAGGGTGCTGAGGATGGGCAACTTTATACGCAGCACACCCGGCAATAAAGGCGGGTATGTGTTGGCCCGCCCCGCAGAAACCATTATTATTAAAAACGTGCTGGAAACATTGGGCGGGGTCTTATTTGATATCAGTTTTTGCGGAGCCCATAAAGGAAACATGCGCTTCTGCACCAATTCTGTAGATTGCTCAGCCAGATCGTTATGGCAGATATTACAATTAACAATTGATAAGTTGTTGATCCAGATCACTTTAAAAGATCTGATCAGCAAGGAAGAAGAGTCTGCCGTAAAATTTAACGCTCTTGTGCGCCAAAACCCGGTCCTGTAG
- the sufD gene encoding Fe-S cluster assembly protein SufD, with protein sequence MDTITYFKERFEKLQEGTIDSRLRSLRDEAFTEFEQTGIPTVKHEEWKYTRINDFFNKDYHFTTDLKEQEFKAADLQPFLLPGHENANSIVFINGHYHPEHSVLRSEELEIISLEEAAHNQYAAVVEAHLGHSADYHKDGINALNTAFIQEGVFVHIQKGKTVNHPVYIYNITDARNGNIFAQPRALVHIGAYAQVEMLETFATIGADESFTNQVFEIAVEEGAVLNLYKIQNDASNSTIVSTTHVHQVGKSVANVVTISLNGGLIRNNLNMVMSAPYCESNLSGLYLQNGHTHVDNHTVVDNREPNCLSYELYKGILDDASTGVFNGKIFVRQIAQKTNAYQTNRNVLLSENASVNTKPQLEIFADDVKCSHGCTVGRLDEEALFYMKSRGISDATARSLLLRGFALDILDKIHSESVREYVDLLVNKRLNIG encoded by the coding sequence ATGGACACTATAACATATTTTAAAGAACGTTTTGAAAAATTGCAGGAGGGTACTATTGATTCCCGGTTACGGTCCCTGCGCGATGAAGCGTTTACGGAGTTTGAGCAAACCGGTATTCCCACGGTAAAACATGAAGAGTGGAAATACACCCGCATCAATGATTTTTTTAATAAAGATTACCACTTTACAACAGATCTTAAAGAACAGGAATTTAAAGCAGCAGATCTTCAGCCGTTTTTATTGCCCGGGCATGAAAATGCCAACAGCATTGTTTTTATAAACGGGCATTACCACCCGGAGCATTCTGTGCTCCGTTCAGAGGAACTGGAAATCATTTCCCTGGAAGAAGCGGCACACAACCAGTATGCGGCCGTTGTTGAAGCGCATCTGGGTCACAGCGCAGATTATCATAAGGACGGCATCAATGCATTGAATACGGCATTTATCCAGGAAGGTGTATTTGTGCACATTCAAAAAGGGAAAACTGTTAACCACCCGGTTTATATCTATAATATAACAGATGCACGGAACGGGAACATCTTTGCGCAGCCAAGAGCTCTGGTTCATATTGGTGCCTACGCACAGGTTGAAATGCTGGAAACGTTTGCCACCATCGGGGCGGATGAGAGCTTCACCAACCAGGTATTTGAAATTGCAGTGGAAGAAGGCGCCGTGCTCAATTTGTACAAGATACAGAACGATGCATCCAACTCCACCATCGTCAGCACTACCCATGTGCACCAGGTAGGCAAAAGCGTGGCCAACGTGGTAACCATTTCCTTAAACGGAGGGTTGATCCGCAACAACCTCAATATGGTAATGTCTGCCCCTTACTGTGAATCCAACCTCTCCGGGCTGTACTTACAGAACGGGCACACGCATGTAGACAATCACACCGTAGTGGATAACCGTGAGCCCAATTGCCTGAGCTATGAATTGTATAAAGGGATCCTGGACGATGCATCCACCGGCGTATTTAACGGAAAAATATTTGTGCGGCAGATCGCGCAGAAAACAAACGCGTACCAGACCAACCGGAATGTTTTATTATCAGAAAATGCATCAGTCAATACAAAGCCGCAGTTGGAGATCTTCGCAGACGATGTAAAGTGTTCGCATGGTTGTACTGTGGGCCGGCTGGATGAGGAGGCGCTGTTCTACATGAAATCAAGGGGCATTTCTGATGCAACAGCCCGTTCCTTGCTGCTGCGCGGATTTGCGCTGGATATTTTAGACAAGATCCATTCTGAAAGTGTACGGGAATATGTAGACCTGTTGGTAAACAAACGACTGAACATCGGTTAA
- a CDS encoding DUF2442 domain-containing protein: MYLSIKEVQPQNNFQLLLIYNNGEKRLFDMAPYLETGLFRELKDKNIFRTVKPSFDTIEWSNEADIDPEILYKNSVKIN; this comes from the coding sequence ATGTACTTATCAATAAAAGAGGTACAACCTCAGAATAATTTTCAACTCCTTTTGATTTATAATAATGGAGAAAAAAGGCTGTTTGACATGGCTCCTTATCTTGAAACAGGGCTCTTTAGAGAACTAAAAGATAAGAATATTTTCAGAACAGTGAAACCCTCCTTTGATACTATTGAATGGAGCAATGAAGCAGATATAGACCCAGAGATCTTATATAAAAACAGTGTTAAGATAAATTAG
- a CDS encoding NAD-dependent epimerase/dehydratase family protein yields MQVILGAGGDIGRFLAAELKKYTDKIRLVARKPQKVNADDELFPADLTDRNAVRSALQDAEVAYLVVGLPYNSAVWEKQWPVIMQNAIAACLAHQCKLVFFDNVYLYAKEAIPYMTEESRIDPPSRKGKIRAQLVQMINKAIEAKGLTALIARSADFYGPGAKNGILNILVIDNYKKGKRANWQSDATKIHSFTYTPDAARATALLGNTDSAFGQVWHLPTSPEKLTGKQFIELIAQKMGVQPKYFTLSPFVLSLAGLFSKRIKELKEMQYQNNQDYYFDTAKFDKAFPFATTSYEKGIEQILAYDYAG; encoded by the coding sequence ATGCAGGTTATTTTAGGTGCAGGTGGTGATATTGGCAGGTTCCTGGCCGCCGAGTTAAAAAAATATACAGACAAGATAAGACTCGTGGCACGGAAACCCCAAAAAGTCAACGCTGATGATGAATTATTTCCGGCGGATCTGACAGACAGGAATGCTGTAAGGAGCGCCTTACAGGATGCTGAAGTGGCTTATCTGGTAGTGGGGTTGCCTTATAACAGCGCTGTTTGGGAAAAGCAGTGGCCCGTAATTATGCAAAACGCTATTGCAGCCTGCCTGGCCCATCAATGCAAACTTGTTTTTTTTGATAATGTGTATTTATATGCAAAAGAAGCTATACCGTATATGACAGAAGAAAGCAGGATTGATCCCCCATCCCGAAAAGGGAAAATAAGGGCGCAATTGGTACAAATGATCAACAAAGCAATTGAAGCAAAAGGGCTAACAGCTCTTATTGCGCGAAGCGCAGATTTTTATGGACCGGGGGCAAAGAACGGTATTTTAAATATACTTGTTATTGATAACTATAAAAAAGGCAAACGTGCAAACTGGCAGTCAGATGCCACCAAAATACATAGTTTTACCTATACCCCGGATGCTGCAAGAGCCACGGCACTATTGGGGAATACGGATAGCGCTTTTGGCCAGGTATGGCATTTGCCAACATCTCCGGAAAAATTAACCGGTAAGCAATTCATTGAATTGATTGCTCAGAAAATGGGCGTTCAGCCGAAATATTTTACACTTTCTCCCTTTGTATTATCCTTAGCGGGCCTGTTCTCAAAACGGATAAAAGAACTAAAGGAAATGCAGTATCAAAATAACCAGGATTATTATTTTGATACTGCAAAATTTGATAAGGCTTTTCCATTCGCAACAACGTCTTATGAAAAAGGGATTGAACAGATATTGGCTTATGACTATGCCGGTTAA
- a CDS encoding SufE family protein, whose amino-acid sequence MSTVQSIPETEAAIVEEFSLFDSWDDKYEYIIDLGKKLQPLEEQYKRDENKVKGCQSTVWLVADYKDGKIIYKAESDAVIVKGLISMLIRVLSGHTPDEILAADMDFINKIGMTSHLAQTRSNGLRAMVKQMKHYALAFKALDSSSN is encoded by the coding sequence ATGAGCACAGTCCAATCCATACCGGAAACAGAAGCAGCAATTGTAGAAGAGTTTTCCCTGTTTGACTCCTGGGATGACAAATATGAATACATCATTGACCTGGGGAAAAAGTTACAGCCGCTGGAAGAGCAGTACAAGAGAGACGAAAACAAGGTAAAAGGCTGTCAATCCACCGTATGGCTGGTGGCCGATTATAAAGACGGGAAAATAATTTATAAAGCCGAAAGCGATGCCGTGATCGTAAAGGGGCTCATCAGTATGCTGATCCGCGTCTTGTCCGGTCACACACCAGATGAAATTCTGGCAGCAGATATGGACTTTATCAATAAAATCGGGATGACCAGCCACCTGGCACAAACCCGGTCAAACGGGCTGAGGGCGATGGTGAAACAAATGAAGCACTACGCGTTGGCATTTAAAGCCCTTGATTCATCTTCTAATTAA